Within the Paenibacillus sp. AN1007 genome, the region CGTGCACTTCAGATGGCCCAAAAATTAATGGTGCCGCTTGCTGTAGTTCTGGTCTTGTATGCTGTATTGACCTATCTGATGACAGATGTATTCGCTGTTCGCGGCTGGGCGCTCTGGATTATGGCGGCGCTTGGTGCAGCTGCATTTGCCCTTGCAGCGTATTTCATTCGTCAGAAGCGTGAAGGCTGGGCTTTTGGGATGACAGGGGCCGTCATTGCGATCGCTTTTGCATCCGTATTTATCGGGTTGTTCCCAAGAGTCATGGTAAGTTCACTCGGTTCAACATTTGACTTGACGGTATATAACGCGTCATCGGGCCCGTATTCCCTAAAAGTGATGACCATTGTTGCCTGCACGCTGCTGCCATTTGTGCTTGGCTATCAGATTTGGAGTTATTATATTTTCCGCAAACGTCTGAACGAACAGCATCACCTGGAGTACTGACATGGGACGCGGGCTGATGAAGCTGCCGGGCATCCGCCCGGTACTCGTACTGGCATCTGCGCTGGTGCTGCTGCAGGCGATGACGATTATTATGCAGGCCAAATGGCTCGCGCAGGCTGTTACTGCACTTTTTGAAGGTGCTGCCGTCGCGTCACAAGCTGCAGTACTGCTGCTGTTCCTGGCTGCTTTTGCCGCCCGCTACGCCCTGTCATTCTGCCTGCAGCTTGTTACCACGACGTATGCGGAGAAAACGGGAACCGATCTGCGGAGACAGATGACGGAACAGTGGTTTCGACTTGGGCCGCGTTACGCCAAGACAGAAGGTACAGGACATCTGGTAACGCTGGCACGTGAAGGCATTTCCCAGTATAAAACGTATCTCGAACTGTTTATTCCACGTATGCTCGGTATGGGATTTACGCCTGTTGTCATTTTGTTCTATGTGTTCAAACTGGATACAATGTCCGGTGTCATATTAATGCTGACACTGCCTATTCTGATTGTGTTCATGATTCTGATTGGTCTGGCAACCCAGCGAAAAATAGACGGACAATTCAAATCTTACAAAGCGCTGGCAAATCATTTTGTGGATACACTGCGCGGGCTGGAAACGTTGAAAACGCTGGGGCAGAGCAAATCACACGAAGGCTCGATTATGCGCGTGAGCCAGCGATATCGAAAAGCAACGATGTCGACGCTCCGCATGGCCTTTTTATCCTCCTTTGCTCTTGATTTCTTCACCATGCTGTCTGTTGCTTCGGTTGCAGTAGGACTTGGACTCCGGCTGACAGAAGGGCACATGCTGCTTGGTCCTGCCCTGACAGTACTTATTCTGGCACCGGAATATTTTCTGCCAGTACGGATGTTGGGCGCAGATTACCATGCGACTCTGGACGGCAAAGAAGCCGGGGAAGCCATTAATAAAGTCATTGAACGAGGCAAAGCTGCAGAGCAGCGTCAGAACGAAGTGTATGCAGGCATGATGGACCGGGCAGAAGGGCTGCATGGATGTAAGAGTGGAAATGAAGGAGACGTAGGTGAGGATGAGTCTGCACAAACCCCACCCGAGATACAGAACGCTCTAGATACCCGGAAGCTTTCTCCACTCCATACCTCTGTTTCCGCTTCACAGCTTCGAGTGGTGTTTAATCGGGATCTACATGCAGCGCAGCGGGCGAAAGCCTCATTTCCCACTTCGGCAGCAGCCGTGCATGCTGAATCCTTGGCCCTCGGCTCTGCCAATTCCTCGGTTTTACCGTTTATGTGGGGGGAGTGCAGTCGATTAGCGTTAACTGATATTCAGGTCCAGCATGAGGCGGAGGGGCCTTATTCTCTTCGGGATGTGACGTTCCAGCTGACCGGTCTTGGTAAGATTGGAATTATTGGTGCCAGTGGAGCTGGAAAATCAACGCTGATCGATATACTGGCGGGGTTCCAAACCCCGACGGCCGGACAAGTGCTGGTCAATGGACAGCATCTGAATCCGGATCTGCTTGAGTCTTGGCGTAGTCAGACGGCGGCAATCCCGCAGCATCCGTATATTTTCAGCGGTTCGATTGCGGATAACATTCGTTTCTATATGCCTGATACATCCGATGCCGTAGTGGCACAAGCTGCACAGGCTGCGGGGTTAACGAAGCTGCTTTCGTCTTTACCAAATGGACTGCATGAACAGATTGGTGCAGGAGGAAGACAGCTCAGCGGGGGGCAGGAACAGCGTGTGGCGCTGGCAAGAGCTCTGCTCAGTGAACGCCGCATTCTGCTGCTCGATGAACCTACAGCGCATCTGGACGTAGAGACTGAATATGAGTTGAAGCAGACGATGCTGCCGCTGTTCGAGGGCAGGCTTGTTTTTCTGGCCACGCATCGTCTGCACTGGATGCAGCATATGGACCGAATTATCGTTATGGAAGGCGGCACGGTGGCAGAGATCGGAACACATCAGGAGCTGCTTGCAAGACAAGGAGCATACTATCAAATGATTCAGGCGCAGATGGAGGCGATATGAGATGAGATCAGGACATCCTAGGGAGGAGACAGAACACAGCAAACATCTTAAAAACAGCTGGATTGCTCCATATGCAGCACAGTACCGCTGGCGGTTTATCGGTGCGATTGCGCTGGGTACGTGTGCGGCTCTCTGTGCGGTCATGCTTCTTTTTACCTCCGGATATCTGATCTCCAAGTCTGCGCTGCGTCCTGAGAACATTTTAATGGTGTACGTTCCGATTGTTGGCGTACGTGCCTTTGGTATCTTTCGCGCTGTATTTCGATATGCAGAGCGCCTGGCAGGACATGATGCTGTTCTGCGTGTGCTGGCAGATCAGCGGGTGAAGCTGTATCGTATTTTAGAGCCGCAGGCCCTGTTTTTGCGTTCGCGTATGCAGACCGGAGATGTACTTGGCGCGCTTGCCGATGATGTCGAACGTCTGCAGGATATCTATCTGCGCACCGTATTCCCGGCGGTTACTGCGCTTGTGATCTATGGCGCGGCCGTGCTGGCTTTTGGCAGTATTGATCCGATGTTTGCGATGTGGATGGCGCTGTACATGTTATTTATTGCTGCGGTCCTTCCGGCAATTTCTTTGAAATTAACCTGGGCATGGCGTATACAGCTCAAAAAAGAAAACAGCAGCTTGTATACCCGTCTGACCGACGGGGTGCTTGGGCTTGGGGACTGGATTGCCAGCGGCAGAGCGGCAGCTTTTGTGCAGTGGCAGGAAGAGGATGAGGAACAAGCAGACCGGATTCGCCGCAGATTAAGGCGCTGGAGCCGCTGGCGGGATTTCATCGCCCAATGTGTCATTGGGCTGATGGTTGTTTCGGTAACCATCTGGGCAGGACAAGCGGCATCTGCTGCCCAGCTGCCTGCGGTGATGATTGCGGCGTTTGTGCTGGTTCTGTTCCCGCTAACAGAATCACTGCTGCCTGTAAATGACGCACTCGGGCATGTGCCGGACTACCGTGAATCCTTGGATCGGCTGAACCGACTGGAAGGGCCGGAGGAGATGGCGAAATCCAACTCCAAGGAAACAGCATCCTCACTGACAAACAGCATGGATAGAAGCAAGGGTGAGAACAAGGACGGGGACGACCATTGGGGAGGATTGAAGAAGTCTCAGAGAACTGCTCTTCATTCTGAACAGCGAGCTGATTCGGTTGGTGGACAGCGGAATGATGAGACAGCTGCAGCGCATGGACGGATTCGGCTGCGAATTCCGCCGAAGCTGCGTGCAGATATAGTAATCGAGCAGGTGAGCTATCGTTATGAAGCAGAGGGAGAGTATGCCATTCGGGATATCTCGCTGCATCTGCCTCAAGGTAAGCGCGTGGCCATCCTCGGGCGCAGCGGCGGTGGCAAATCCACGCTGTTGAAGCTCATACAGGGTGCGCTGTCTCCTTCATCCGGTAAGGTGCTGATTAATGAGCTGCCGGTGGAAATGCTTGGCGAGAGTGTAACTGAAGTGGTTGCGGTGCTTAATCAGAGCCCGCATCTCTTCGATACCACGGTTGCGGGGAATCTGCGCATTGGCCGTCCAGATGCGACGGATGAGGAGATTCAGCAGGCAGCTGCGCAGGTCGGTCTCGCTGATCTGATCGAATCTTTACCGCAGGGGTATCATACCCCGATGCTGGAGACGGGATTGCGCTTCTCTGGCGGAGAACGTCAACGGATTGCACTAGCACGTGTGCTGCTGCGGAAGACCCCTGTTGTCATTTTTGACGAGCCGACGGTAGGGCTTGATCCCGTAACAGAACGCGCACTGATGCGCACCATGCTGGACAGCCTGCAGGGCAAAACATTGATCTGGGTCACCCATCACCTGATTGGTGCGGAGAAGATGGACGAAATTGTGTTTGTGGAAAACGGAAACATCGTCATGCAGGGTTCTCACGAACAGCTGCTGGCTCGGGAAGAGCGATACCGTAGGCTCCTTGAACTGGATCGGCCCGGATGGCTGGATCGGCAGCGAAATGCACCGCTGCCGCCCGCCGCTTCGAAATAGTCGGCGGCTCCGAAGGGGCCTGCCTATCCGTAAGGCGACCCGGTGCGCTTATTAGAGCTGACAAAAAAATCCCGAAGTTAACCGCTAATCATATATGATTTATGGGCAAAAAGACGAAGCAGTCCTGCTTCGTCTTTTTGGTATTCGCGGCAGCTTTTCGCAGCTCGCTAAAACTCTCTATCTGCCCATGCAGCGCTCATCAAGTGGTGACGGTCATGCACTTCTCACCCATATACCGAAAATTATGCACTACCTGTCTAAGTACTGACTAGTGTCAATGGACAGGGTACTTGCTTTCGTTAGGAGTATGAAGGATAGACAAATACAGTCTATCGACCTGTATGGTCGGCTGAGCATCGTTACCTTGAATAAATCTGGGCTAACGATCTCAGATGACGCTATTTGGTGCATTTTAGCCCTTTTCAAAACCTAACGATTCTGAGAAACGTTATTTTGCACGTTTTAATCCGAAAAAGACCTTAAATCAGCCTTTTTGGTTCAAATAACGTTCCTGGTAATCGTTAGAATATTTAATAAGCCGGAATCCGCTAAATAAGGCTTCCGGGAATCGTTAGACTACCTAGAGAGCGTTAGACTGCCTGGAGAGCATTTGATTACTGGTAATCGTTAGCTGTGAGGAAGAGGAAGGAGACGGGGCAGTTGGCGCCAATCCGCCCTTCCCTTCCCCGCTTACTAACTCATCCTCTTCTTCCTCCGTAGAACTGCCTCACTTACTGATACGCCAGCAAAGTGCCGCAGGATCGGCGCAGCACCAGCTCCGGCTCTACTTTGATACAGCGGTTGTCCATCTGTTTATTCATCAGGTCAAACAAAATCATGGCAGCAAGACGCCCGATTTTGTCGGTGTCCTGCTTCACAGTGGTCAGCGGCGGGTCGCTGTAGCGGCAGGCTTCGATGTCGTCGCATCCTGCAACAGCGATATCCTCCGGAACACGCAGTCCAGCCTCTTTAAAGGCACGTACTGCTCCAAATGCAAGCAAATCCGTAGCAGCGAATACAGCACGCGGCAGAACATCTGCTGTCAGCAGCTGTTTGGCTGCTTCGTACCCGTCAGCAGCAGCATAATCTTTACTGTATACCATCCATTCAGGTCTCTCTTCGAGACTAAACTGCTTTAGTGATTGCTGGAAAGCCTTCTCCCGCTGCTGCATTACGAGAGAGGCACGCTGGAGCCCGATAAACCCGAGTTCCCGATATCCGTTCATGTAAAACTGTTCTACCACTTTGGTCGAAATTTTTTCGTTATCAGACATAATGTAACAGGAGTTCTGTCCTGTCAGCTCGATATCTATCCCTATGCACGGGATGGGACTGGAATCAAGATCGGATACACTGCTCTCCACCTCATCACCCGCGATAATAATACAGCCATCTACTTGAAAATATTTGGACCGTGCCAGGTAATCTTCCCCCTGATCAAGGAACTTCTCGTTGGAAAAGAAGAGCAGATCATAGCCTAACAGGCCAATCTGTTTTTTGAAGGCATTAATGACCTCTACAAAGAAAGGGTGGCTGAAATCTACATTCAGTTTTCCCGCAAATACAACACCAACCAGATTGGATTTTTTGGTCGCGAGCGTTTTGGCTGAAGAGGAAGGGCGATAACCAGTCTCCTCCATAATTTTAAGCACGCGTTGGCGTGTCTCTTCACCGATGTCAGGGTAGTTGTTAATGATTTTGGACACCGTTGCAACAGACACGCCGGCTAAACGAGCTATCGTTTTGATATTCATATATATACATCCCTCAAGTTCTAAACTAGTTTCGTAGATTTCGGCTCTGTCTTTTTTACGCTTTCCTGCCAACATTCTATGTCACAACTACCAGAGAGTCAATAACGGAAGGGGGGATAATCAAGGTGATTATGATATGTATAGATATATTTCAATCTTTTAATCTGCAATACTACGAAAATGATAAGCTATTTTAGTGAAATTACACCATTTTTACGAGAATTTCAAGTGTGGTTTGATAGGGAAATAGAATAAGCAAACATGGAAAATTACAGCTGCTGGTTATTTGGTTTCGTAAATTGCACTTGAATTCTTCTTCAGTATACCTTCAAATTTCCTTTTGTGATGCGGTTTTCGCCTAATAAATTGTAAAAATTCAAATAAACTATTTACAAATTTATCAGGTGAAGTCATAATGAGGGTGTGATTAACGAAACTGATTTCGTAAATTGACAAATCAATCTGGAATGGTTGGGGGAAAGCGATATGAAGAGAAAGATTTTATCTATTACACTTGTAACCGCTTTACTGTTTGTGCTTGCAGCCTGCGGCAGTGCTTCCAAAGACTCGGATGGGAAAGCATCTACAGATGGAAGCAAAAAAGTGACGTTGAAGATCATTCATTGGCAGCAGGAGAATATCAACAACTACATCAAAGAATTCAATACAAAATTTGAAGCAAAGTACCCGGATGTGAAGGTTGAGTACACGACAGTTCCAGCGGATGCAACTTACGATCAATTGATGCAGACGCGCATGAATGCGGGTACTACAGGCGATGTAGATATCATCCCGCTCAAGTCCAGCTTTGTTGGTGCTCCTCAGGACTGGTCTAAGGGCGCGGCTGATCCGATGTGGAAGCAGTGGATTGATGCAGGGCTGATCAGTGATCTGTCAGGCCAGGCCTTTATCAAAAATTATAATGAAGTTGATGTGCAGAACGCGATGACGTACAACGACAAAGTGTACGGTGTCAATATGGGTAAAGTGGCATTTACGGGCCTGTTCTATAATAAAGACCTTTTCGCCAAATATAATCTGCAGGTACCTGCAACGTGGGATGAACTGCAGAATGTGATCAAAGTATTTAAAGACAACGGCGTAGAAGCACTCGGCTTTGCAGGTAAAGATGTTTGGCCGATCGGCCTTGCGGTGCAGGGACTTCAAGCCTCGATTCATGACGACCAGCTGAGCTACATCAAAGGTCTGTGGACAGGACAAACCAAGCTGACTGATCCGGTACAGATTGAAGTACTGCAGAAAGCTCAAACGCTGATGAACAGTGCAATGCCTGGTTTCATGGGAATTGATTATGGAACACTGCCAAGTCTGTTTGCCACAGGTAAGGTGGCGATGATTGCTGACGGTACGTGGGATGCAACGACGATTCAAGCGGCTAACCCTGAACTGAAATTTGGTTATTTCCCGATTCCGGGCAGCAATGATGCGGCAAAGAACAAGGATTTAGCTGGTAAATACGATATGACCTGGATGGTTGTAGATAAGTCACCGAACAAGGATTATGCAATGAAATGGCTTGAAATGCTGTCAGAGAAAGATAACTACACGGATTTTGTCAATGCAGCCGGATTCCTTCCGACACAGCCTGATGTCGAGATCAAGAGCGAATTCATCAAGGACATTCAGCCATATCTCGAGAACTTTAAGCTTTCATGGGATCAGCTGTTCATTAACCGTCAGAACGTAGGACAGTACATTGCAGAGTCCAGCGTTCATGCTGAGATGCTCAAACCAGCCGGACCAATTGCAGCACCGGAGGAACTTGCGAGCAAATCACAAGCAGACTGGGATGCAGCTGCTCCGAAATAACAAGGAAGTCCTGCTTCTTGATGCAGCTGTAACATGAACCGGAATAGCGCTTGGGGTCGGAGCCTTCAGGCCAGCCCATATCAAGTAAAGCTGTTATTCCGGTTTTTTGTTTTACCCGATGAAAGGTGTGAGGACGATGTATCCGTTTGGAAAAGGGAAGGCACGGCTGATTCCTTATCTGTATTTGAGCATACCGCTGCTGCTTTATGTCGTGTTTGGCTTTGGCCCATCACTCGTGACTGTGTTGTTTTCGTTCACAGATGCAACAGGTGTGCGTGGACAGGAATGGAGCTTTGTTGGCTTCGAAAATTATAAAACTTTTTTTGGCGCATCCAATGCGGGGGATCGATTGGATGCAATTGGCCGATCTTTATATTTTGCGTTTGCTGTGGTCATCATCCAGAACGCAGTCGGCCTGTTCATGGCCATTCTGATTAACAAAAAGCTTCGCGGCGACAAGCTGTACCGTGCGGTATTCTTTTTGCCTGTTGTACTTGGTGTAACAGTCTCTGGACTGATCTGGCAGCTCGTAGCCAATCCGCTCGGCGGGCCGGCACAGTCCATTCTGAATTTCTTCGGCACCAGTTCCAACTTTTTCGGAGATTACAATATTGCCTTTGAGTTAATTATTTTCGTGCAGATCTGGATGTATATGGGGTACTCCATGACCATCTTCCTGGCAGGACTGCAGACCATTCCGAATGATTTGTACGAAGCGGGATATATGGATGGTGCATCGGGCTGGAAAGCTTTTACGAACATTACGTTCCCGATGATCGCTCCTTCTTTTACCGTGAACATGCTGCTGTCCATCATTGGCGCACTGCAGACCTTTGACATTATTTACGTCCTCACTGGCGGTAAATTTAATACAACAACACTGGCGTTTGATGTTTATGCAACAGCGTTTGGCACGGGTACAGCGGATTATGGTCTGGCTTCTGCGGTAGCGATGATTCAATTCCTGTTTGTATTTACGATTTCCATGGTTGCCTTGTTCTATCTTCGCAAAAGAGAGGTGGAGGTATAATGAAGCAGAGCAGAACGTCAAGAACGATCAGCTATATCATAGTGATGCT harbors:
- a CDS encoding amino acid ABC transporter ATP-binding/permease protein, whose amino-acid sequence is MRSGHPREETEHSKHLKNSWIAPYAAQYRWRFIGAIALGTCAALCAVMLLFTSGYLISKSALRPENILMVYVPIVGVRAFGIFRAVFRYAERLAGHDAVLRVLADQRVKLYRILEPQALFLRSRMQTGDVLGALADDVERLQDIYLRTVFPAVTALVIYGAAVLAFGSIDPMFAMWMALYMLFIAAVLPAISLKLTWAWRIQLKKENSSLYTRLTDGVLGLGDWIASGRAAAFVQWQEEDEEQADRIRRRLRRWSRWRDFIAQCVIGLMVVSVTIWAGQAASAAQLPAVMIAAFVLVLFPLTESLLPVNDALGHVPDYRESLDRLNRLEGPEEMAKSNSKETASSLTNSMDRSKGENKDGDDHWGGLKKSQRTALHSEQRADSVGGQRNDETAAAHGRIRLRIPPKLRADIVIEQVSYRYEAEGEYAIRDISLHLPQGKRVAILGRSGGGKSTLLKLIQGALSPSSGKVLINELPVEMLGESVTEVVAVLNQSPHLFDTTVAGNLRIGRPDATDEEIQQAAAQVGLADLIESLPQGYHTPMLETGLRFSGGERQRIALARVLLRKTPVVIFDEPTVGLDPVTERALMRTMLDSLQGKTLIWVTHHLIGAEKMDEIVFVENGNIVMQGSHEQLLAREERYRRLLELDRPGWLDRQRNAPLPPAASK
- a CDS encoding LacI family DNA-binding transcriptional regulator, with translation MNIKTIARLAGVSVATVSKIINNYPDIGEETRQRVLKIMEETGYRPSSSAKTLATKKSNLVGVVFAGKLNVDFSHPFFVEVINAFKKQIGLLGYDLLFFSNEKFLDQGEDYLARSKYFQVDGCIIIAGDEVESSVSDLDSSPIPCIGIDIELTGQNSCYIMSDNEKISTKVVEQFYMNGYRELGFIGLQRASLVMQQREKAFQQSLKQFSLEERPEWMVYSKDYAAADGYEAAKQLLTADVLPRAVFAATDLLAFGAVRAFKEAGLRVPEDIAVAGCDDIEACRYSDPPLTTVKQDTDKIGRLAAMILFDLMNKQMDNRCIKVEPELVLRRSCGTLLAYQ
- a CDS encoding ABC transporter ATP-binding protein/permease, producing the protein MGRGLMKLPGIRPVLVLASALVLLQAMTIIMQAKWLAQAVTALFEGAAVASQAAVLLLFLAAFAARYALSFCLQLVTTTYAEKTGTDLRRQMTEQWFRLGPRYAKTEGTGHLVTLAREGISQYKTYLELFIPRMLGMGFTPVVILFYVFKLDTMSGVILMLTLPILIVFMILIGLATQRKIDGQFKSYKALANHFVDTLRGLETLKTLGQSKSHEGSIMRVSQRYRKATMSTLRMAFLSSFALDFFTMLSVASVAVGLGLRLTEGHMLLGPALTVLILAPEYFLPVRMLGADYHATLDGKEAGEAINKVIERGKAAEQRQNEVYAGMMDRAEGLHGCKSGNEGDVGEDESAQTPPEIQNALDTRKLSPLHTSVSASQLRVVFNRDLHAAQRAKASFPTSAAAVHAESLALGSANSSVLPFMWGECSRLALTDIQVQHEAEGPYSLRDVTFQLTGLGKIGIIGASGAGKSTLIDILAGFQTPTAGQVLVNGQHLNPDLLESWRSQTAAIPQHPYIFSGSIADNIRFYMPDTSDAVVAQAAQAAGLTKLLSSLPNGLHEQIGAGGRQLSGGQEQRVALARALLSERRILLLDEPTAHLDVETEYELKQTMLPLFEGRLVFLATHRLHWMQHMDRIIVMEGGTVAEIGTHQELLARQGAYYQMIQAQMEAI
- a CDS encoding sugar ABC transporter permease, which gives rise to MYPFGKGKARLIPYLYLSIPLLLYVVFGFGPSLVTVLFSFTDATGVRGQEWSFVGFENYKTFFGASNAGDRLDAIGRSLYFAFAVVIIQNAVGLFMAILINKKLRGDKLYRAVFFLPVVLGVTVSGLIWQLVANPLGGPAQSILNFFGTSSNFFGDYNIAFELIIFVQIWMYMGYSMTIFLAGLQTIPNDLYEAGYMDGASGWKAFTNITFPMIAPSFTVNMLLSIIGALQTFDIIYVLTGGKFNTTTLAFDVYATAFGTGTADYGLASAVAMIQFLFVFTISMVALFYLRKREVEV
- a CDS encoding extracellular solute-binding protein, which produces MKRKILSITLVTALLFVLAACGSASKDSDGKASTDGSKKVTLKIIHWQQENINNYIKEFNTKFEAKYPDVKVEYTTVPADATYDQLMQTRMNAGTTGDVDIIPLKSSFVGAPQDWSKGAADPMWKQWIDAGLISDLSGQAFIKNYNEVDVQNAMTYNDKVYGVNMGKVAFTGLFYNKDLFAKYNLQVPATWDELQNVIKVFKDNGVEALGFAGKDVWPIGLAVQGLQASIHDDQLSYIKGLWTGQTKLTDPVQIEVLQKAQTLMNSAMPGFMGIDYGTLPSLFATGKVAMIADGTWDATTIQAANPELKFGYFPIPGSNDAAKNKDLAGKYDMTWMVVDKSPNKDYAMKWLEMLSEKDNYTDFVNAAGFLPTQPDVEIKSEFIKDIQPYLENFKLSWDQLFINRQNVGQYIAESSVHAEMLKPAGPIAAPEELASKSQADWDAAAPK